The genomic segment GGCCACATTGTCTTATCTGACTTATCTAACACCAAACAATCAAGACCTAAGCATGGCTGCTCTAGACCATGTATTCAAAGAGCAATTTCTCTTGGTCTCAGGCGCATTAACTGCACTAAAGCGAGGTCAGTTTTATAAATATGAGGATTGCAATCCTTTATCTCAATTGCACTCGGTTCAACAGGATTTGTTTTCAGAAAGTGGCTCAAATATTGACGGCAACCAAGTCTGTAAGCAATCCCCAAGAAGCTCTCGTTCTGCCGCAAACCTTACTGAGAAAGACCAAGAAATGCTAGAGAGCTTAACTCCTGAAGCCTTACTAGCGCAGGCTAGAAAGTATGAATAACATCTTGTACCTACTACCGAACGAACACCTAAGAAGCTTCCTTAGCCGAGTTCATACTATGTCCCCTTTTGGCACTTTTGCTACTTCAGCAAAACGTCTAGGGCTGGCAAATTTCAGTGCGTCGCCAGTTACAGTCATGTCTGACCTAGACGCCATACTGATGAATATTCTTAATGATGACAATCGTTCGATTTGGCAAATGCATATGCACGGTAACGTCATCGAGTCTTTCCTCAACGAGCGAGAGAAGCGCGAACTACCATTGTTTTTGAAAGGAAAGCCATATGACATCGACTTTACGCAATCCCAAACGGTACATAATCGTTTGTGGCGTTACTGCAAAGACTGTATTGCTGAAGACTTAGATACTGTTGGTATTTCATATTTTCACCAACATCACCAACTACAGGGGGTTTTTCACTGCTACAAACACGGAACGAGGCTCATTAATAGCTGTTCTTCATGCAGTTACACTGTAAAAAATCTTAGTCGAATGCAAACCCCAACATTAATCTGTCCGAGCTGTGGTTCCAGCATGATAAGTCAGGGAGCGTATTATGATGAAACAATGCTAAGAGTTGAACAGCTTATGTTGGCGTTAAATGAGCAAACGCTCACCCTATGCCTTGAATCCGTGCAACAAAATACGTTGGCACGCATGGGGTTTACGCTTGAGCAAACTGATACGTTGGCTTTTAAGAAAGCTTGTGGCGATTGGTACAAAGAAATTTTCATGACTCTAGGGAAAGGCGCTCTAGAGCAGTACTTCTCGAATACGAGGAAAGTAAATGATCACATAATTTCTCCTACGATGAGGACAACACGCTTATTTTTATCGACTTCAACAAACAGATTTAGTCCACCACTGATCTACATTCTCATGCTGGTTGCTACAGGACAGTTATAGACCTATGTACCTGCACGAAATAGCTGGTGAAGCCTTTTATAGCCTTGTTGCGCGACACCACGCAGCCTCACCAAGACGCTCGCTACGCGAAAAAAACCGAGCTCTCCTAGGGCGCACAGATGTTCGCATTAACCCCCAGCTTCCTTGCATGCTCGAACAAGTTGCCAAACAGACTTCAATAGATGCGGAAAGGTTGTTGTTTAACAGTACTTGTTTCCCTGTTGTCGGCGCTTGCCTTCAAGATAACAAAAGCAAAGCAAGACTTAGATTGCACCTGTTGAGCAATGATGGCAGTCACATCGCGGTCTTATCACGTACTACTTCTTCTCGGTTAAGGTTTAGCAGCGCACTAAAGTTCTGTCCGCAATGCCTTGAGGAAGACACATTGAAATGGGGGCATGGTATTTGGCGTACCGTACATCAGTATTGCGGTATGTTCGTTTGTCCAAAGCATGCTTGTTGGCTGCAATATGCACCGACAGATGCCGATGGCCTTAACAAACGCATCGAACTACCACCAACACCTTACGATAGATGTTTCCATGGTTCTGATCTTTGTTTAGAACGAGCTTTGAGGTTATCGCAATTCATCAGTAGTTGGCATCGCTATGAATACGAACGTCGATACGAGCATATTGCTACACCCTCTCACTCATCTTGGATGATTAAGACCCATTTGTTAACTCCGAAAGGACAGATCAGGCAATCAGAAGCCGTCAATCGTCTACAAGACTTTTGGGCTCCTCTATTTGCTGGTGCAAAGCTACTGCCTTCGAAGCTATATAAATTCAATTTCTTAAGGTGCCTTCTCCTAAACGACCACTACAACCATTACATACAGCATGCATTGGTTGGTGCTTTCTTTGCGAAGAACGCCAAGTGTTACTTTCGACAAACTTCTCAGGTCTCGAACTATTGTAGTCGGGAATCTCATAAGCCTCGTGTCTGTCTATCCGAGTTGGCCTCAGGAAACTCGCTTCGTTCTGTCGCCAAGGCGACAGGATGTTCGGTTGGCTTTCTAGCAGCCATGGCGCAACGCAATGGGGTCACAATCAAGCATCGATTTAAAAGACTCAACGATGCATTAGTCGACCAAATATTGAGACTCGCTTTTCGCGGGGTTCATAGACGAGATATCGCCAAATTATGCGGTGTTAGCGTTGGTACTGTAGAACAGCAAATAAATGCGATGTCAGGATTATCCGCATGGAGAAAACGACTCTGGTTCTGCCAAAAACGACATCAATATCGTCAAACACTCCAGAAGATCATTTCCCAGAATCCAACATTAACTCGGACAGAGATTAAAAATTCGAGCAGTTGCTACATGTGGCTATTTCGATATGACAAGGACTGGCTAAACCAGCACTTACCAAAACGAGAGCCTGCTAAGTACCATCAATCTATTGATTGGAATCTGGCAGATAAAAAGCTGGCTAAACAAATTAAGCGACACGTAAAGAAGGCTACTTCAGTTTCACACGTCGAAAGGCAGGTGGACTCACAACACTCATTAATCAAAAACAGAAAACGCCTACCCCTTTCGGTTAGGCAAGCGGAAAAAATCGTCTCAAAATCCCAAAATTAGGAACAATTACTATGAAATTTCTCGGTACATTCAAACAAATTTTCGAAGCACACGAAGTCAAACCTCGCTTACGTGACATCGCGATGTTTGTGACTCTTAATAATACAAGGCTCTATCCGAGAGAGCAGTTTGATGAAAATGGAGACATTCATCCGTACCTAGCACCACGTCTTGACCTGATTAAGATCATCAAACAAGAAAACTCAGTTAAGTGGTTCTTTACTGAAAGAACTTATCAAATTTGGGATTACAAAGTACCTGTTAGGCGCCCAGCTTTCCTCAAGGCACGCATGAAGCAATACATGAAAGCCGAAAAGTTGTTTGAGCAAAGTCGTAACTATGTCACAGCTAGCCCTGCATCACTCTTAAGAAGAGACGATGAAGCGAAAGTGTTCAACATGTTCTGTGATTACATGCTCACATTTAATCAAATCGCTGTTGAGAGCAAATCTATAACATTGAATGAATGGCTTGTGTGGTATTCAGACATGAGGCGTATTGAAGCACAAAAAGAAGAAAACAAAGAAAAACAAAGACGTCACCGAGAAGTTATCGCTGAATGTAACAAATTGGAAGATGACCAAGACTCAACCGACGAAAATTAACCGTATGATGACCAACGCAATGATCGCTGTGAGGAGATCTGATGAATAAGCTCGAAACTAAGCGATTAAAAGCTATTGTCTCGCTTCTCAACGGCCTAGAACTCATTTCTCATGAGGAGTTACCCGAAGAGCAGCACAACGCTCTTTGTATCAATGTGAACGGCTGGAGGTACTACCCGTCCTTTCAGTTCGATGAGCATTTTAATCTTATAGATAACCTCAGAAACAATCTTAGTCTCATGCGAGAAGGCCGAGACGACACTGATATTCTACTTTGGATGATCTCCGAGAAATCGGTATTGGTGGAGCGAGCTGTTGCTCCACCAGCATTAGTTTCTAAATACTTAGATAAAGGTGACTTAGAAGGCTACGAGAGATTAGTCTCAACAGAAGCGCGAAGTCATAAATACGTAACCGCCAAACCCTGTGACTTGATTGATGGGCCTTTGTTTGAGGTGTTCGTTGAGGACTGGTTAAGACCTGATGGGCGCAGAATTAAGACAAAAAGCATTACTTTCTAACACCCGTTTTAACTATCCGAAAAAGAGGGCGTCGGAAAGATATATAAAATTCACGAAGGAAGCGAATTTATAAACAAACCATTCAACTGAACCAAACTCAAAAAATATGACGGTGCTGAAGTTTTGAGCTCTCCTCTCGAATTCTCACGCAGTTCACTTTGACAAAGAACACAAAGTTCTTCTGCACGTGTTATTCCTACATAGTGAAGGTTCATTTCCTGTTGTAAGTCAGGGTATTGCGGAGGATCATTCCAATCGCCTGTATATCTTCGGTAAGGGAAGTTCCACTCTTCCAATCCGAAGTGAAGCACAACTTTGAACTCTAATCCTTTCGACTTGTGCAATGTCATGATTTGCACTTCTTCACGATTTATTGGTTTGTATGACTTTAGTGCTAAGTCATCCAACAGTATTTCAGCGAATACTTCTAACTCTCCAGACTTTACCTCCAAGTCAAACAAAGTTATGAGCTCGCTTGCAATAGTAACTAGCCGTGTATGGTCTTCCTCTTGCTTCAGCATACGAACTTGCTCTCTCGCATAGCTACTTTTACGACGAATATTGGGTGAGCTATTCCTAGCAAACTTATCGCATATTTCCTGTGCGCTAACAATTTTGCCGTACTTATACTCAATTAAAGCTGTCAAAAAATCAGAAGCGGTTGTGCCAATCGCGTTTAGTTTGTCATCGACGTACAACCTATTTGGCACCTCTAGATTCTCAGACACTAATTTTAAAATTCTTTCCGTTTTTGCCAATATGGCAATATCTGAAGCTTTTTCTACTTTAAATTTTTTCCCAGCGATCCATTCGCTTATTAAATCCGAGACTGTAGAAGCGCATGTCGGTAACCATCCCTCCATCACTAACCGAACGACGCGTAGATCACCCTCTTCATGTTCCACCAAGTTACAAGTAGGTCTTTTTAGGCGGCTGGCATAGTTAACGATCGAAGGATGACTCCGATGATTCAAATCAATCTCAAAGTGCTTGAAACCAGAACCTTCACGCGTCAATTCCTCAAGTAGCTTGGGGTCACCTCCCCTAAAACCATATATCGATTGATCGTTATCACCAACTGCTATACCAACTAATCCTAGTTCGACGAGTTCAAGAAACAGCTCGTGCTGAGCAAGTGAGCTATCCTGATATTCGTCAACAAATACATGTGTATATCTGGCCTTTATGTATCTCCTTGCTCCCTCAGAGTTTTTCAATACAAACAATGCGAGTCCCGAAAAGGAGCTCATCCAAAGCACATTTTGTTCGTAAAGAGAATTAAATCCCCCATCATTCATTACATCTTCAAGAGTTGGGGCCTGATAATTCTGACTTAGTTGTGAGAGGTGATCTTCAGTCAGTTTCTTAACTATCTCGCAACCTGCAACTTGTCCTCCCCATAATCTTTCTAAAAAAGGGGCTATCAATTCACTGAAGCAAAAACTATCTATGGTGCCAAAGAAACTGGCTTTTGTATCATGCCCGTTTGCTTCGCATTTCTGTCTAAGCTCTGTGCTCGCCTTATTGGTAAAAGATATACCGATAACACCTTTATAACTTGGAAGCATTGGAGTCAAAGCACGCACTTTCTCTTTAACAACTGTTGTTTTACCGCTACCAGGACAGGCAGTTATTACGGCACTACCATCCTGATAATCGACAGCGTTTTTTTGTTGTTCGGTTAGCTTCAAAATAGTCATTCCTGAACAGTCTTAATCAATGCTAATAATGGTTTAGCAATGTTACTGTTAGCTAAATCACTCATATTTCCGCGTAACGCGATCACTAATTCTCGCATTCTAACTGCTTTCTTATCTTGCAAATAGTTTATAGCGGCAGCGGCAGATGTCTTATTAAGTGCTTTCAAAGTTGGCTGACTGAATTCACTCACTAAGTCTGTTTCAAGGTCTACTCTAGATAGAAACACATCATATGTTTCAAGTTGTTCACTAACAACTTGCCAGTCAGGTTCGGGCATGTCACAAGGAGTTAACTTAACTTCAGAATGCTCCCACTTTTCTTCATTGATAATTGTCAAGCATCTATTGACACCTGCATATTGCCAGAGCTCCTTGTTTGGCACTTTCGAAATGTCGTTGTCAGTCCTCATTACGACAGGAATATCCAATCCTTCTAAAATATCGATGAACACCCTAAAATCGACTCCATCAACCGAGAGTATCGATAAATTTAGAAAATCTAAGTCATAGCCAAGTCCCTCTGCGAGTGCGTGATAAAAAATAACCTCTGATGGCCCTTCAACCAACAACACTCCGTTAGAAAAAAACGTCTCTGCTGGGATGATGCTCATACGATAACCCATCCCGTCCCATGCTTCGCTAATCCGCTCTGAACAACCATCATCAGCAGCCCATGTTTCTCCATCCTCAACATAGAGCCTTACAATTGAGTCAGGACTAAAACCCTCAGCAATCTGTGGAGAGTGAGTAGTTATGATCGTCTGGCCGCTTAACTCTTCTACAAGATAATTGGCTAATTTCCTTTGCTGATGAGGGTGCAAATGAGCTTCAGGTTCTTCGATCACATAGAACACCACACTATCATTTTCAGCATTTTCTCGGCTACTCCGAGATTTCCATAATGCCAGTAGTATCTGGTTGTTCCTTCCATCCCCCCCAAGGAGAACGTCGGAACCATTAGTATTCGCTCCCAGTTGCAACTTCTCAATGAAGTCACCCACCTGTATAGCTCCAGTATCTAATTGAACCTCATAATCACTATTGTGGTGTGCAAGCTTTTTAAGCTCTACATTTACGTCATTCGTTGCGGCTTCTACATATTTCAGAGCTGATACTTTCTTGTTCAAGGACTTCAAGTCGCTACTTATCTCAGCCATTAGAGCTTCATCACATTCAGCTTCATCTTTTAGTAAAGACTGTTGGGCATGCTTCAATAATTGTTTCTTTTCTCTTTGTATGAATTTATCTAAATCCCTTTTTGACTGAACATACTTCAAGTTCATACATTTTAGGTACTTGCTCCGAGGGAAGTCATCAAGTGACTCCATAGATTCACCCATTAAGATTCTTGGTTCAAGGTTATCTCTACTTGCTCGATACTGTAGATAAACTTCTCCATTGTCACTCACACACCCTTTCAAGGTAGAGAGCACCGATTCCTCTACCACCTCGTCAAACTTAATGGTAATAGCAAGCTCTGTGCTTATAGCTTCTTTGCCGATATGAAAATCCAACTCGGACGCTTCAACATCAGCCTCAGAGAAGCTTCTATCAAGTAGAAGCCTAAGAGCATGAAGCATGTTTGATTTGCCTACATCATTTGCTCCGATTACGAGGGTTTTCTCGTTGAAGTTAATATCGGTATCTTCGTAATTACGAAAACCCTGTAAATGCATGTTTGAAATTTTCAATCGTTCACCTTACATCCAATCTAAACTGTCACAACACCAAACAGATACGCAATCAGGCGCTGAGCAACAAAACTCGAAAAAGAATATCAAAAGGTATAAAGTGGAGTAAAAACAAAGATCACAAAACCAACGCGAACTGCGCAGTATATAAGCACCCATAAGGATTATTTTGGTTCATCACTCCAATTGGTGCTTTGGAATTCATCAAGTTCTGGGATTTCTTGCCATGCATGAACATATAAAGAAACGAATAGTAAAAGATCTGATAGAAGAAATTGGGAATCTCGATGACCGAGATATAGAGCTTGTTGGTAACAATTTCATAGCGGTTAGCGAAGGTCAACCGATGATACATCACGGCCTTAACAAAGATTATAAACCCGCCAACTACACTGTAGACTCCTTTTCGGACGATTTTACAGTGGTAGGCGAATATAGCACGGACAAAAACTACTTCACTCATAAAGGGACAGCTAAGTCCCCTACTTTTGAAAAGATCGAAAATGATGTAAACCACGCCGTCAATCATGCAGCGAAATGTGTGCTCAAAAAGATATATCTAATAACTAATCAAGAAGAACCAAACTCTTTTAGAAAGAAGTTCAACACCACTGATCTTGCAAAGCGCCATTCGCACCTCATATCATTTATCGATGCTAGAAGGCTCTCCATAGGCATTTACGAACAATCAATTAGTAACCCCAACATCGCGGATTTCTACAAGCAATTCTTCCCTTTGTTCTCTTTAAATCTAGATAACTATGAATATTATGGAAAGTTGCCACACCTTTGCCAAGGGCACATTCGGGATGACGCCGTCTTAGATAAAATTATAACTCATGTAACTCAGAAAAATCCGATATGTGTTCTCTCTGGTCTTAGTGGTACGGGAAAGACTCAAACAGCAATTGATTTTGTACACAAGTGTACAGAGGACTTCCAAAACTATGTGTGGATAATAGGTGACGACTGGTCTGAAAACAAACCGTTGAGTAGCGTTCAGCGCTCAAGGGGAGGAGCACCTGTAAACATTGCTGGACTATTTAACTCCACAAAAACAATCTTAATAATTGATAGTTTAGAACGAGTTATAGATGAAACCGCCTTTAATGAATTAGCTGAGGGATTCAAGAAAGGTAGTATTGTTTTGATTACATCGCAGCTAACACAACCTTTGTCAGATATATACCTTCCGATCCCGCAGTTCTCCCTGCAAGTTGCATATGCGATTTTGGGGGAGTCTTTTCCAACATCTACATCAGATTGTGAAAAGTTTGTATCCAAATGTCGTTTTTCACCTTTGATATTGTCCATGGCAAGAAAACTTGCAGAGAATGAAGGCATAAGTAAATCAGATATTTATACAGAGATACTACAAGATCCAGAACTGATCGATGACGATAGTGGCAAATCTATAATTAAGAAAATCTTATCAAGACTAGAACCTAAGACACTTAAGTCACTGACCAAAATTTCTAATTCAGGGCAAAACACTCACGAAATACAATTTCTAAAAAATTACATAGGGTTTCTCAACCTGAATACCCTACAAAAACTTTCTTTGCTTGTACCGACCAAAGTGCCTGGTGTATTGAAAGTTCACGATCTAGTCGCTCAGTCGGTGATTGAATCCATCGATATAAGCGGGATAGCCAAAGATGTTGAAGATTTTGTGGCTAAGTTTAAGGGTGATATGACTCCCAGTGTCATTCGTCAAATACATCTATGCTTTAAACCTTTATACCAAGAGCATATAAAGAGAGGGTCCCGCTCCCCTGACTGGCTTCACTATTCGATACTTCAGTGTGAAAGTGATAGAAAAACAGAACTCTATGATGGCTTACACCAATTGCCTTTAACATCATTGACTAGATTGGATTTACCTTACCTAAAATGTGTTATTGATGCGAAGGAAATTCATTCCTATACAATTTTCGACAAAGCTGAGCGGACGAGCTTTTACAAGACCTGTGCAACTTCTTATGCCAAGTTAATAGAAACGACCTCCGATGAAGACTTACGAGCTGAGCTTCTTCACCATCAAGGGAAAGCCCTTCGCAGATGTGGAGAACTAGATGAAGCGTTAGCATCATTTACTAAACTACTAGCATTAAAACCTGATTGGCACGCAACTCATGGTCAAATAGCTCATCTAGGTAGCCAGCGAGAGGCTAGACCAGAAATTAAACGAGTAGGTGAAGAGTCAATGCGCATTTTAATTCAGGAAATGCTTAATGACTCCGCCTCTGTTCCACTACGAGTATCCTTAGCAACTATCGCACGCCTGAGATCTTATTTGAATGTGAAGAATGATGTCAATTCCCAGAAAGACTCCGTAAGAAAGCTCGCCAATATAATTGCACTATCAGCACTTGAAGGGCTTGACCAATTTTATGAAGGGTTTGTTTCATTTACCTCTTGTTTTGGATACAACCACAGTGAGCAATCGCTGTACATCGCTGAGCTCGTTCCAGAGATAACCGTTGTTTCTCCTGTTCAAATTGATGAAAGGCAATGGTTGAGCGCCTGCGAAGCTTTTACCAATGCTGCTATTGAAGCTGATCGGGAGAACAAAATATCTATGCAAGAAACTTTAAACGAAGCTAGCCTGCGTTTTGCTGATGCATTAAGTAATTACCCTACGCTAACCTCATTTACAGCTAGAGGGATCGCAAAAGCTTACACCTCTGCTAATGTTCCCAAAAAAGCGATAAAAACTATAAACAGGATAGACGAAAACGAAAGAAACCACTGGCTTCTATATGAGCTTGCAAAAGCTTACCTTGAAGATGAACAGAATGAGTCAGCATTAAGAACCGCGAAGGAGTGCTTTAATCAAGCATCCAAAGATCGAAATGGGATAAGTCGAATATCTATTTACCATGAACTATTGAGTAAATGCTACGAGCAATGCGGTTCCCCAGTGAAGGCATGGCAGCACTGTAAGAGAGCATTAAAAAAATGTTCAAATCCAAAATACAGAGAAGCTATCGATAATCGGCTAAAAACATTAACAACAGTATAGGGTGCTCATAAAATGACAAACTAAAGCAACTTTGTTCTTAACAATCAGCTTGTTTTGTAAAAGACGATTGATGGTGGTGAACTCTCGGGCACATAGCTCCAAAAAGCCTAATAGATATGTACCACCTCTATTCGTTACAGTCTCATCAGGATATGCCAAGCATTAAAGCAATTTTACTATGTACAGAGAAGATAATAGAAAAAACCTCATTTAATGATGCAATAACAAGATTAGGTAGAAAAACCATAGTTGCTATAAAGGCATAAACAACCCAGTTCTTAATCTGGTTCTTCTTTTTTTCAAGCAAGGCCGTATTTCGAAATCTTTCAAGTGCTAGCGCCTGGTTATCTATCTCTTCTTGCTTCCTACCCTGCACACGCTGAAGTCTTTGTTCAGATGAGTCAACTTCACTCTTTAACCTTTGAATTCTGGCCCTCTCGGAGTTCAACTCATTCGAAAATAACTTTACTTTTGAATCAGACTCATCAATTTGTTGCTCCAAGAGACTTTTCTCTTCATGGAAATCGCTGATTAATTTACGCACTACTTTATGGTGTACCCTTGTAGATATTGGATTGACGATAAGAGTTACGTAAATCCCTTTTTCAAAGTATGAAATGAGGTCATTGATATGCTTTTCTACTAGTTCGGGGCCCCATAAGCGCTCCTCTGGCCAACCAGGCCTTTCAGCGGGGAACTGACGAAACGTATCATTCTTTATGAATAATTCGAGTACTGGTATATTGTGAAACATGAAGTCTTCTATCTTGTAAGATTCACAACCGTGCTTGTACTTAACTTCGATAGCCAGCTTGCCCCCCCATTGATCATACATTTCATGATCTTCTTCAAAAGTACAAAGAACATCAGGGTAGTACGTCGCGCTATTGGGTAAGTTCAAATAAGGCTCTTTCCGTATAGAGGTGAAGTCAAATTCCAAAGGCTTATGTTTACAGTCACCAACAAATATGAATTTCATGTTCTGCATTCTTGAAAGAGCCTCGACTGCACACTTATGAGTCATCGACTCGTCATAACCTCTATCAATATCCAACTCAGATTCACCTTTACTGTAACGCTCGAACTGTTTATTTACTGTATGAACTTTAAGCCGATATCTATCATCTGGGTTAGGATGCAAGCTCATATAGTGCCTTTTCTTGTGCAGTTTGCGATTGTCTTTGGCTATTCGTATAGCCTTCTCTATACTAACAAGGCTATGCTCTCCTGAAATGTCATCTTCTTGGTAATAGCCCACGCTACCATCTTCAGAATACAGCTTTACATACGCATTCTTTGGTCTAACACTTTTTAATGACATGACACCCCCAAGACACTGTATACATAAACAGTACCCATATATGTTTCAATTTCAATACTAGGTTTCATTGATGAAACAAATACATGAATCCAATCTCAAATTTTAGAATCCATAGTGATACAACTATCCATAACAACCCAAAAGATAGAGGAGTTTCGTATTCTGAGCTGTTTATATACTGCTTGTGTGGTGGAAATTCACAGTTCGTAAAGTGCGGTTCGCAAAGTACGGTTCGGGTTTTACGAACTGAACAATCACTCTAAGTGAGAGAGTTCTATTGAAGAGGAAGTTTTCAACTTAGTTAACCAAACCTGATGGCCTCATTTGCCATTAAGCGGTAGGAGTTTGCAACTTGGTTATTTTTGAGAAGTATTCCAGATGGCTGATTTAGAAAGCTAGCTAGTTTCCATCTTAGTTATCTGTGATCAGTGGTTGATGAGGATAACTAATTAAGTTGGTTAACTTCTAAAAATTCAAAAGCGAACCGTCAGTGGTTCGCTTTTTGTTTTTAGGGCGAATTTGAAAATGGCAGGGTGTCGTGGAGACTGTGTTAACGTCTACGTACTGCTGTGTAACTCGCGTTTGGACATCAATGAGTCAGTGACTTTACTAAATTAGTAATTAATGAATGACTTCAAGTATGGAAAAGTCGCTTAACTCAGTATCCAGTATTGATGGTGTAGATCATATTGGCTCACTACTACGGTAGTATAACGGCACTTGTAAGAGTGATGACAGCCAAACTAAGGTCATGACATGCTCCATGATTTTTTTAGCCATAAACGGCTAAATTGCATTTTTTAGCCACAAATGGCTAAATTTGCATTTTTAGCCATAAACGGCTAAATTGGTATCTGCATGCAAGAAGGAGTTTTAATGTGGAGCCCACCTCTAAACCTATCGCAGTGATCAGCGGCGATATTGTCAACTCAACCAAGCTAACATCTGATCAGTTTGAACAGCTACTTAAACGAATCAAAGATATTCAGAGATGGATCACCGAAGGAAATTCATCAAATGCGCACAGTATTGAGCGTGGCGATGAATTTCAGACCGTGGTGCATGACATTGAGAACGCTCTGAGATACACCATCATTTATCGTATTGGCATTAAAGCGCTTGGCAAAGAGTTTGATAGTCGCATCAGCCTTGCTATTGCCTCTAATACCGATTTGCGTGAGTCGGTCTCTGAATCGATGGGTGAAGCATTTGTTCTTTCTGGACGTGGACTAAAAGCCTTGAAAAGCGACAGGTTGTTATTTAACTCTGACCGTTTCGAACTCACTGAGCACTTTGA from the Vibrio hippocampi genome contains:
- a CDS encoding TniQ family protein codes for the protein MNNILYLLPNEHLRSFLSRVHTMSPFGTFATSAKRLGLANFSASPVTVMSDLDAILMNILNDDNRSIWQMHMHGNVIESFLNEREKRELPLFLKGKPYDIDFTQSQTVHNRLWRYCKDCIAEDLDTVGISYFHQHHQLQGVFHCYKHGTRLINSCSSCSYTVKNLSRMQTPTLICPSCGSSMISQGAYYDETMLRVEQLMLALNEQTLTLCLESVQQNTLARMGFTLEQTDTLAFKKACGDWYKEIFMTLGKGALEQYFSNTRKVNDHIISPTMRTTRLFLSTSTNRFSPPLIYILMLVATGQL
- a CDS encoding TnsD family Tn7-like transposition protein; this encodes MYLHEIAGEAFYSLVARHHAASPRRSLREKNRALLGRTDVRINPQLPCMLEQVAKQTSIDAERLLFNSTCFPVVGACLQDNKSKARLRLHLLSNDGSHIAVLSRTTSSRLRFSSALKFCPQCLEEDTLKWGHGIWRTVHQYCGMFVCPKHACWLQYAPTDADGLNKRIELPPTPYDRCFHGSDLCLERALRLSQFISSWHRYEYERRYEHIATPSHSSWMIKTHLLTPKGQIRQSEAVNRLQDFWAPLFAGAKLLPSKLYKFNFLRCLLLNDHYNHYIQHALVGAFFAKNAKCYFRQTSQVSNYCSRESHKPRVCLSELASGNSLRSVAKATGCSVGFLAAMAQRNGVTIKHRFKRLNDALVDQILRLAFRGVHRRDIAKLCGVSVGTVEQQINAMSGLSAWRKRLWFCQKRHQYRQTLQKIISQNPTLTRTEIKNSSSCYMWLFRYDKDWLNQHLPKREPAKYHQSIDWNLADKKLAKQIKRHVKKATSVSHVERQVDSQHSLIKNRKRLPLSVRQAEKIVSKSQN
- a CDS encoding UvrD-helicase domain-containing protein codes for the protein MTILKLTEQQKNAVDYQDGSAVITACPGSGKTTVVKEKVRALTPMLPSYKGVIGISFTNKASTELRQKCEANGHDTKASFFGTIDSFCFSELIAPFLERLWGGQVAGCEIVKKLTEDHLSQLSQNYQAPTLEDVMNDGGFNSLYEQNVLWMSSFSGLALFVLKNSEGARRYIKARYTHVFVDEYQDSSLAQHELFLELVELGLVGIAVGDNDQSIYGFRGGDPKLLEELTREGSGFKHFEIDLNHRSHPSIVNYASRLKRPTCNLVEHEEGDLRVVRLVMEGWLPTCASTVSDLISEWIAGKKFKVEKASDIAILAKTERILKLVSENLEVPNRLYVDDKLNAIGTTASDFLTALIEYKYGKIVSAQEICDKFARNSSPNIRRKSSYAREQVRMLKQEEDHTRLVTIASELITLFDLEVKSGELEVFAEILLDDLALKSYKPINREEVQIMTLHKSKGLEFKVVLHFGLEEWNFPYRRYTGDWNDPPQYPDLQQEMNLHYVGITRAEELCVLCQSELRENSRGELKTSAPSYFLSLVQLNGLFINSLPS
- a CDS encoding ATP-dependent nuclease; the encoded protein is MKISNMHLQGFRNYEDTDINFNEKTLVIGANDVGKSNMLHALRLLLDRSFSEADVEASELDFHIGKEAISTELAITIKFDEVVEESVLSTLKGCVSDNGEVYLQYRASRDNLEPRILMGESMESLDDFPRSKYLKCMNLKYVQSKRDLDKFIQREKKQLLKHAQQSLLKDEAECDEALMAEISSDLKSLNKKVSALKYVEAATNDVNVELKKLAHHNSDYEVQLDTGAIQVGDFIEKLQLGANTNGSDVLLGGDGRNNQILLALWKSRSSRENAENDSVVFYVIEEPEAHLHPHQQRKLANYLVEELSGQTIITTHSPQIAEGFSPDSIVRLYVEDGETWAADDGCSERISEAWDGMGYRMSIIPAETFFSNGVLLVEGPSEVIFYHALAEGLGYDLDFLNLSILSVDGVDFRVFIDILEGLDIPVVMRTDNDISKVPNKELWQYAGVNRCLTIINEEKWEHSEVKLTPCDMPEPDWQVVSEQLETYDVFLSRVDLETDLVSEFSQPTLKALNKTSAAAAINYLQDKKAVRMRELVIALRGNMSDLANSNIAKPLLALIKTVQE
- a CDS encoding tetratricopeptide repeat protein, producing MHEHIKKRIVKDLIEEIGNLDDRDIELVGNNFIAVSEGQPMIHHGLNKDYKPANYTVDSFSDDFTVVGEYSTDKNYFTHKGTAKSPTFEKIENDVNHAVNHAAKCVLKKIYLITNQEEPNSFRKKFNTTDLAKRHSHLISFIDARRLSIGIYEQSISNPNIADFYKQFFPLFSLNLDNYEYYGKLPHLCQGHIRDDAVLDKIITHVTQKNPICVLSGLSGTGKTQTAIDFVHKCTEDFQNYVWIIGDDWSENKPLSSVQRSRGGAPVNIAGLFNSTKTILIIDSLERVIDETAFNELAEGFKKGSIVLITSQLTQPLSDIYLPIPQFSLQVAYAILGESFPTSTSDCEKFVSKCRFSPLILSMARKLAENEGISKSDIYTEILQDPELIDDDSGKSIIKKILSRLEPKTLKSLTKISNSGQNTHEIQFLKNYIGFLNLNTLQKLSLLVPTKVPGVLKVHDLVAQSVIESIDISGIAKDVEDFVAKFKGDMTPSVIRQIHLCFKPLYQEHIKRGSRSPDWLHYSILQCESDRKTELYDGLHQLPLTSLTRLDLPYLKCVIDAKEIHSYTIFDKAERTSFYKTCATSYAKLIETTSDEDLRAELLHHQGKALRRCGELDEALASFTKLLALKPDWHATHGQIAHLGSQREARPEIKRVGEESMRILIQEMLNDSASVPLRVSLATIARLRSYLNVKNDVNSQKDSVRKLANIIALSALEGLDQFYEGFVSFTSCFGYNHSEQSLYIAELVPEITVVSPVQIDERQWLSACEAFTNAAIEADRENKISMQETLNEASLRFADALSNYPTLTSFTARGIAKAYTSANVPKKAIKTINRIDENERNHWLLYELAKAYLEDEQNESALRTAKECFNQASKDRNGISRISIYHELLSKCYEQCGSPVKAWQHCKRALKKCSNPKYREAIDNRLKTLTTV